Proteins co-encoded in one bacterium genomic window:
- a CDS encoding response regulator gives MAYILVMEDERIIQTIIRRYLEREGHEVVIAGDGEEGIKLYNERPADLVLTDIIMPKKEGIETIRDLKKISPDVKIIAMSGGG, from the coding sequence TTGGCATATATACTTGTAATGGAAGATGAACGCATAATCCAGACAATTATAAGACGCTACCTTGAAAGAGAAGGCCATGAAGTTGTAATTGCAGGTGACGGAGAAGAGGGAATCAAATTGTACAATGAGAGGCCCGCTGACCTTGTCTTAACTGATATCATTATGCCGAAAAAAGAGGGGATAGAAACTATTCGGGATTTAAAAAAGATATCTCCTGATGTAAAAATTATTGCCATGTCAGGCGGCGG
- a CDS encoding peptidyl-prolyl cis-trans isomerase, producing the protein MLRNSIVLGLIASVLSVIIAACSSSSVNKKPPLTVIFQTTVGDIEIKLFPGDAPVSVNNFLSYVRSGFYNGTVFHRVIDGFMIQGGGFDANLNRKPVNSPIQNEADNGLKNYRGTVAYARTGEVNSATSQFFINLVDNHPLDYKNSSASGYGYCVFGEVVKGMGVVDKIAKAKTGIRNGMQDVPLAPIVILSSRVIGDESSSGKGE; encoded by the coding sequence ATGTTAAGGAATTCAATTGTATTAGGGCTTATAGCTTCGGTTCTATCCGTGATTATTGCTGCGTGCAGTTCTTCATCTGTTAATAAAAAACCGCCTCTAACCGTGATTTTTCAGACTACTGTGGGGGATATTGAAATTAAACTTTTTCCGGGAGATGCACCTGTCTCTGTAAACAATTTTCTTTCATACGTACGTTCAGGCTTTTACAATGGGACTGTATTTCACAGAGTTATTGACGGATTTATGATTCAGGGCGGCGGTTTTGATGCAAATCTTAACAGAAAGCCGGTTAACAGCCCTATTCAGAATGAAGCGGATAATGGTTTAAAGAATTACCGCGGTACAGTAGCTTATGCGCGTACCGGAGAAGTGAACAGCGCGACATCTCAATTTTTTATCAATTTGGTGGACAACCATCCGCTTGATTATAAAAACAGCAGTGCTTCGGGATATGGGTATTGCGTTTTCGGTGAAGTTGTTAAGGGTATGGGTGTTGTTGACAAGATTGCCAAAGCAAAGACCGGAATCAGGAACGGCATGCAGGATGTACCGCTGGCTCCGATTGTTATTCTTTCCAGCCGTGTGATCGGTGATGAATCCTCTTCAGGAAAAGGGGAATAA
- a CDS encoding peptidylprolyl isomerase gives MKDFRKILVYAALIAIFTSASNSLSADNPRVLLKTNKGDIMLELFRDKAPVSVDNFIKYVKAGFYDGVIFHRIIKNFMIQGGGFDKNFKRKTTRPPIQNEAANGLQNKRGTIAYARTSVINSATSQFFINHADNAFLNHKGDTPLDFGYAVFGKVIKGMDVVDKIANVKTHTYKGMNDVPVKEVVILKAEVTVPENVKK, from the coding sequence CATCTGCTTCCAATTCTCTGTCAGCGGACAATCCCAGGGTTTTGCTGAAAACAAACAAAGGCGATATCATGCTTGAACTTTTCAGGGATAAAGCGCCTGTTTCTGTTGATAATTTTATTAAATATGTTAAAGCCGGTTTTTATGATGGTGTGATTTTTCACAGAATTATAAAAAATTTTATGATCCAGGGCGGCGGTTTTGATAAAAATTTCAAACGCAAAACAACACGTCCGCCGATTCAGAACGAAGCTGCAAACGGGCTGCAGAATAAGCGCGGCACTATTGCCTATGCACGGACTTCTGTAATAAACAGCGCGACATCACAATTTTTTATTAATCATGCTGATAACGCATTTCTTAATCATAAAGGTGATACTCCGCTGGATTTCGGCTATGCAGTATTCGGCAAGGTAATAAAAGGAATGGATGTTGTTGATAAAATTGCCAATGTAAAAACACATACATACAAAGGCATGAATGATGTTCCTGTAAAAGAGGTGGTAATTTTAAAGGCTGAGGTTACTGTCCCTGAAAATGTTAAAAAATAA